A genome region from Bufo gargarizans isolate SCDJY-AF-19 chromosome 2, ASM1485885v1, whole genome shotgun sequence includes the following:
- the AURKAIP1 gene encoding aurora kinase A-interacting protein produces MWLTRLTSHLSLATRLAGCLAPRCAATSHRTLFACYSTQHPQRQQSPPPTWSTLEPELDELLVPRRMSISPLESFLSSRYSLPKHLTSNAQQEPEEHEKCYDCPTSHDTDHIGEDDGDRGVVQCKNVLKIRRRKINKHKYKKLQKRIKFLRKKVLDKRRVRKQKNFEKDLNRIWRKAGLKKAPDSWITPKIYVKY; encoded by the exons ATGTGGCTGACAAGACTGACTTCTCACCTGAGCCTAGCCACAAGGCTTGCAG GATGTCTGGCCCCGCGATGTGCAGCTACAAGTCACAGGACCTTGTTTGCATGTTATAGCACGCAGCACCCTCAGAGGCAACAAAGTCCACCCCCTACATGGAGCACCCTAGAGCCAGAGCTGGATGAGCTCCTGGTCCCCCGCAGAATGTCCATCAGTCCCTTAGAGAGTTTTCTTTCCTCCCGGTACTCTCTTCCTAAGCATCTTACCTCTAATGCCCAGCAGGAGCCAGAAGAACACGAAAAATGCTATGATTGCCCCACTAGTCATGACACAGACCATATTGGGGAGGATGACGGAGACAGGGGGGTTGTGCAGTGTAAGAATGTCTTGAAGATCAGGCGGAGGAAGATCAACAAGCACAAGTACAAGAAGCTGCAGAAGCGCATCAAGTTTCTCAGGAAGAAAGTCCTTGATAAGCGCAGAGTGAGGAAGCAG aaaaatTTTGAAAAGGATCTAAATCGAATCTGGAGAAAGGCTGGACTGAAAAAGGCACCAGACAGCTGGATCACTCCCAAAATTTATGTGAAATATTGA